Sequence from the Microbacterium dextranolyticum genome:
GATGCCCTCGAACTCCGCGACCCCCCTGCTGCCCATCACGAATTGACGCGCTCCGGCGCGTGAGGAACTCCAGCCCATGATCCGAATGACCCTCGGAGATATCGCGGACGCCGTCGGGGGAACCCTCGACCCGTTCGGCGGCGACAGCGCAGACACCCTGGTCTCGGGTGCCGTCGACACCGACTCGCGCCTCATCCAGCCCGGCGATGTGTTCGTCGCCAAGCCCGGCGAGGTCACCGACGGTCACCGCTTCGTCGGAACCGCCGTCACCGCGGGCGCGGCGCTGGCGATCGTCGAACACCGCGTCGACGCGCCCGTGTCGCAGATCGTCGTGGCCGACGCGGTGGACGCTCTGGCCGACCTGGCGCAGACGGTCGTCGCCCGTGTACGGAACCGCGGCGACCTGCGGATCACCGGGATCACCGGCTCCAACGGCAAGACGACGACGAAGAACCTCCTCGCCCGCATCCTGGAGGACGAGGGCGAGACCGTGGCGCCGCGCGGCTCGTTCAACAACGAGGTGGGCGCGCCGCTGACGATGCTGCGCGTGGAGGAGGGCACCCGCTACCTCGTGAGCGAGTTCGGGGCATCCGGTCCGGGCGAGATCGCGCGCCTCGCCGGCCTGGTCACCCCCGACGTCGGCGTCGTCCTCATGGTCGGCCTCGCCCATGCGGGCGGGTTCGGCGGCGTCGAGGCGACGCTGAAGGCGAAGACCGAGCTCGTCGAGGCGATCCGCCCCGGGGGAGTGGCCGTCCTCAACGCCGACGATCCCCGCGTCGTCACCATGGCCGCCGTCGCTGCGGCCCGCGGCGTCGAGGTGCGGTGGTTCGGGCGCGGCCCCGGCGCCGACATCCGCGCCGAAGAGGTCGAGGTCACCGCTGCGGGAACCACCTGCGTCGTCGTGGTCGACGGCGAGCGGATGCCGCTGCGCCTGCAGGTGCTCGGCGAGCACCATGTCATGAACGCGCTCGCGGCGATCACCGCGGCATCCGTGCTCGGCGTGCCGCCTGCCGTCTCGATGGCACGTCTGGAGACAGTGCAGATCGCGGAGCGCTGGCGGATGCAGCCGCTCGGTTCCGACCGGGTGCGCATCATCAACGACGCCTACAACGCGAGCCCCGACTCGATGGCGGCGGCACTTCGCACGCTCGCCCAGATCACCGAGCCGGGACAGCGCAAGGTCGCCGTCCTCGGTGCGATGAGCGAGCTCGGTGAGGCGGCGGGCGAAGAGCACGACCGCATCGGTCTGCTGGCCGTGCGCCTGCGGATCGAACGCATCGTCGTCATCGGGCCGGATGCCCGTCGGCTCTACCTCTCCGCGATCGGAGAAGGGTCGTGGGACGGCGAAGCGGTCTTCTTCGAGACGCCGGACGAGGCGTTCGACTACCTGCTGACCGAGCTGCGCGACGGCGATCGGGTCCTGGTGAAATCGTCCAACTCGGCCGGCCTGCGGCACCTGGGCGATCGTCTGGGAGAATCGTTCTCGTGAGATCCCTGCTGACGTCCGCGACGATCTCGCTCGCCTTCACGCTCTTCCTGACGCCGCTGTTCATCCGGCTGTTCGAGAAGATCGGCTGGGGGCAGGTGATCCGCACCGAGGACGGGCACAACCCGCAGCACGCCGCCAAGCGCGGCACGCCCACGATGGGCGGGGTGGTCTTCATCCTCGCGACCGTCGTCGGCTACCTGATCGGGACGTTCACCGGTGGCTCGCCGCCATCGACCTCGGGGCTTCTGGTCATCTGGATGATGGTGGGGCTCGGTGTGGTCGGCTTCGTCGACGACTTCATGAAGGTGCGCCAGCAGCGCAGCCTCGGGCTCTCCGGCTGGCGGAAGGTCGTCGGCCAGGTGCTGGTCGCCGTGCCGTTCGCGATCTTCGCGCTGAACTTCCCCGACAAGTACCAGCAGACGCCGGCATCCCCCTACATCTCGTTCTTCCGCGACGTTCCGATGCTGTCGTTCATGGCGCTCGGAGCGATCGTCGGATGGATCGCCTATCTCATCTGGGTCTCCTTCCTCTCGGTGGCCTGGTCGAACGCGACGAACCTCACCGACGGACTCGACGGACTCGCGACCGGCGCGGGCATCTTCACCGTGTCGGCCTACAGCCTCGTGACCTTCTGGCAGTTCCAGCAGCGCTGCATGTCCGAGGCTCTCGTCACCGCGTATCAGTCCGCCTGCTACGACACGCGCGATCCGATGGACCTCACGATCGTCGCCGCCGCCTTCGTGGGGGCGCTCGTGGGCTTCCTCTGGTGGAACGCGCCGAAGGCGAAGATCTTCATGGGCGACGTGGGCTCCATGGCCATCGGCGGTGTCATCGTGGCGATGGCGATCCTCTCGCGCACCGAGATCCTGTCGGTCATCATCGCGGGTGTCTTCATCATCGGCCCGGGCTCGGTGATCCTGCAGCGCATCTACTTCAAGGCGACCGGCGGCAAGCGCCTGTTCCTGATGAGCCCGTTCCACCACCACCTCGAGATGCGGGGGTGGCCGGAGATCACGATCGTCGTGCGGATGTGGATCATCTCCGGCATGCTCGCCGTGTCCGGAGTGGGACTCTTCTACGTCGAATGGCTGGCCGCCCAATGAGCGAGGACGTCTCCGCACCCGAGGATCCGCGCCCGGCCGGACGCCCCGACCTCGACGGCCTGCGCAGCTGGAACGCGGACTGGCGCGGCCTGCGGGTCGCCGTCCTGGGCCTGTCCATGACGGGATTCTCCGCGGCCGACACGCTCGCCGAACTCGGTGCGGACGTGCTCGTCGTCACCGAGAAGGCGGACGAGGAGTACGCGCGTCTTCTCCCGGTGATCGGGGTGCCGCTGTGGGCGGGATCGCTCGCCGAGCCGCCCGCCGAGCTCGTGGCTTTCGCCCCGGACGTCATCGTCGCCTCGCCCGGGTTCGCCCCGCACCACCCCGTGATCCAGTGGGCCCGTGGGCGCGGGATCGCCCTCTGGGGCGACATCGAGCTCGCCTGGCGCGTGCGCGACAAGGTTCTCCGCCCCGACGGCACACCGGCGGCGTGGGTGCTCATCACCGGCACGAACGGCAAGACGACGACGACCCGTCTCACCGCCGCCATGCTCGCCGCGGCCGGGCTGCGCGCGGCCCCCGTCGGCAACATCGGTGTGCCGGTGCTCGACGCCGTCCGCGATCCGGCGGGATTCGACGTGCTGGTCGTGGAGGTCTCCAGCCATCAGCTCTGGTACCTCTCCCTCGCGAGCGGCCCCGAGGCGCTCTCGCCCCACGCCGCCGTCTGCCTGAACCTCGCCGACGACCATCTGCAGTGGCATGGCTCGGCGCAGGGGTATCGCGACGCCAAGGCCGTCGTCTACCGGAACACCCGCGTCGCGTGCGTCTACAACAAGTCCGACGTGGCGACCCGTGAGATGGTCGAAGAGGCCGACGTCATCGACGGATGCCGGGCGATCGGCTTCGACCTGGGCGTGCCGGGTCCGAGCGACCTGGGTCTGGTCGACGGCATCCTCGTCGACCGCGCCTTCCTGGCGGAGCGACGCACCAGCGCGCTCGAGCTGACCACGCTCGACGAGCTGGCCGCTCGCGGACTAGGGGCGCCGCACGTCGTGGCCAACATCCTCGCAGCCTCCGCTCTGGCACGCTCTCTCGACGTGGCGCCCGCGGCGATCGCCGCCGCGCTGGCGGACTTCCGGCTCGATCCGCACCGCATCGAGGTCGTCGCGACCGCGTCCGGCATCACCTGGGTCGACGACTCCAAGGCGACGAACCCCCATGCGGCGGCCTCGTCGCTCGCCGCGTTCCCGGGCGCCGTCTGGGTGCTCGGCGGACAGCTCAAGGGCGTGGACATCTCAGAGCTCGTCGCCGCGCGCGGCGCAACCGTGAAGGCCGCGATCGTCATCGGCGTCGAGCGTGCCGAGATCGCACAGGCGTTCGCACGACACGCGCCCGCCATTCCCTTCTTCGAGGTCGACCACGCCCAGACTGAAGACGTCATGGCGCAGGCTGTCGAACTGGCGGCGGGGATCGCCCGTGACGGAGACGTGGTGCTCCTCGCTCCGGCCGCGGCATCCCTCGACCAGTTCGAGTCCTACGCAGATCGCGGGCAGAGGTTCGCGGCGGCGGTCCGGGCACGGGTCGACGGCGCGGGGGGCGCCGGAAACGCGACGACGACACACGACGCAACGAACGATGGGGGAGCCAGTGGCGACGACCACGACGGGACACTCCCGCCCAGCGCCGATCGTCGCTGAGGCGGCCGAAGGCTCGGGCGGTCAGCCGCCGTCCTCGCGCGGGTTCGCGGCGCGTGTATCGCTGGGCAAGGTGTTCGCTCCGGTGTCGAGCGAGTTCCTGTTGATCGCCTCGACGGCGCTGCTGCTCACGGGTTTCGGGCTCGTCATGGTGCTCTCGGCGACGATGGCGGCTTCGCTCGCCGCCGGCGAGGGGCCCTTCGAGACGGTCATGAAGCAGGCGGTGTTCGCCGTTCTCGGCATTCCGCTCATGTTCATCGCGAGCCGGATGCCGGTTGCGTTCTGGAAGAAGATCGCCTGGCCGGCGCTGATCCTCGCGATCGCATTCCAGCTGCTGGTGTTCGTTCCCGGGCTCGGCGTCACCAACGACGGCAATCAGAACTGGATCCAGATCGGGGGACTGCAGGCGCAGCCCTCCGAGTTCCTGAAGCTCACACTCGCCCTGTGGCTGGGGTACGTCATGTTCCGCAAGCAGAGTCTGCTGAGCTCGTGGAAGCACGTCTTCATCCCGGTGGTGCCCGTCGGCGGACTGGTCATCGGCATCGTCGCCGTCGGCAGCGAGGACCTCGGCACCGGCCTCATCCTCATGGCGATCCTTCTCGGATGCCTCTTCTTCTCGGGTGTGAAGCTGCGTCTGTTCCTGATTCCGGCCGCGCTGGTCGTGTTCGCCGCCGCGTACTTCGCTGTGACGAGTCCGAACCGCATGGCCCGCATCATGAGCAGCCTCGTGAACTTCGACTCGATGGCCTGCTACAACGCTGCCGAGGGCGACTGCTACCAGGCGGTGCACGGGGTGTGGGGCCTCGCCGGCGGGGGAGTGTTCGGTCTGGGCCTCGGGAACTCGCGCGAGAAGTACGGATGGCTTCCCGCCAAGGCGAACGACTACATCTTCTCGATTCTCGGCGAGGAGCTCGGGCTCGTCGGTTGCCTCACAGTGCTCGTGCTGTTCACGCTGCTCGCGATCGGCGTGTTCCGGATCATCCGCAAGACCGACGACCCGTTCGTCCGCATCGCCTCGGGCGGCATCATCGTCTGGATCATCGGCCAGGCCATCGTGAACATCGGCGTCGTGCTGCGACTTCTGCCCGTGCTCGGCGTGCCGTTGCCGTTCATGTCGCAAGGCGGTACCTCGCTCATGTCCGTGCTGATCGCCTGCGGTGTGCTGCTGTCGTTCGCGCGGACCCTCCCCGTGGGCGCCATGTCGCCGAGCCCGGCCGACGCCCGTCCCCGCCGCCGCTGACTCGCTGACCGCCGCTCTCGGCCCTCGGGCTCGCCGGTAGGCTCGGAGCGATGACCGAGAACGCTTCGACGACCTATCTCCTCGCCGGTGGCGGCACCGCGGGGCACGTGAATCCGCTCCTGGCCGTCGCCGACGGCCTGCGTGCCCGTGACCCGCGCGACACCGTGCTCGTCCTCGGCACGCGCGAGGGGCTGGAGTCGCGGCTCGTCCCCGACCGCGGCTACGAGCTTCTCATCGTCGCGAAGGTGCCGTTCCCGCGGCGGCCCGACGCCGCGGCGCTGCGGTTCCCGTCCGCCTTCCTGCGGGCGATCGCACAGGTGCGGGCGTACATCCGTGAGCGCGGTGTCGATGTCGTCGTCGGCTTCGGAGGCTACGCATCGGCCCCGGCGTACCTGGCGGCGCGGCGTGAAGGCATCCCGTACGTCGTGCACGAGGCGAACGCCCGCCCGGGCCTGGCGAACGTCCTCGGCGCCCGCCGCGCCGCCGCCGCGGGAGTCGTGTTCGAGGGCACGCCGCTGCGCGGAGCCCGCGTGGTGGGCATGCCGCTGCGCACGGAGATCTCGGAGCTGGATCGCGACGCGACGCATGCGGAGGCGGCCGCGGCGTTCGGGCTGGATGCCGCCCGCCCCGTGCTGCTCGTCTTCGGGGGTTCCCTCGGCGCCCAGCGCCTCAACGCGGCCCTGGCAGAATCCTGGCGGGACATCGTCGATGCCGGATGGCAGATCCTGCACGCTGCGGGGGAGCGGAATGCGATCGTCGATCCGGGGCATCCGGACTATCGCGTCGTGCCCTACCTCGACCGCATGGACCTCGCCTTCGCGCTCGCGGATGCGATCGTCTCGCGATCGGGGGCGGCGACCGTCGCCGAAGTGAGTGCGCTGGGGATTCCCGCCGTCTACGTGCCCTACGCCGTCGGCAACGGCGAGCAGGCGCTGAACGCCGCGTCGGCCGTGCGCGCCGGTGCCGCACGCATCGTCCCGGACGCGGAGCTCACGGGCGACCGCGTCCGCACCGAGATCGTCCCCCTGCTGCGTGATGCCGATGCTCTCCGGGCCATGGGGGCGGCCTCGACGGAGGTCGGCACGCGCGCCGGCACGGCGAACGTCATCGCGCTGATCGACGACGCGCTGCGCCGCTGAGCGGGCGGGCTCACCGCAGCCCCTGCAGCGCGGCGGCGGCGAGCGCCAGAGCCTGCTCGGGGTCGATATGCAGGACGTGCATCTGCGCCGCGAACTCCCGCGCGGCCTGCTGCGCCTGACGCAGAGCTGGGTCTCCCTGCGCGGAGACGAACGTGCCATGGCGGCCGCGGGTCTCGACGAAGCCCGCGGTCTCGAGCTCGCGGTAGGCACGGGCCACCGTGCCGGGGGCGATGCCGAGGTCTTCCGCCAGCCGCCGGACCGTCGGCAGCCGGGTGCCGGCGACGAGGTGTCCGGCGGCGATGTCGTCGACGATCTGCGTGCGCAGCTGTTCGAACGGGGGGAGGGAGGACGCGGGGTCCAGCACGATCATGCGCTCACCGCGGTGCCGCCGGGAGCCCCGTCCGGGTAGAGCGGCCGAGGGAGACGCGCCCCCGTCGTCGGGTAGACGTAGAGCAGGGGCAGCTGGCACCAGACGAACAGGGTGTAGCCCCATCCGATGTCTCCATCCGCGGACGCGGTCACCGCGGCGACGGCCAGGAACAGCGCCACGACGAACAGGACCGCCGAGGTCTGACGGCCCGCGTTCAGCGCCGATGCACGAAGGGCATCGTCCCAGGCGAGCTCGAGTTCCGAGCCGGCCGGCTGGCCGGTGTCGAGGATGCGCCGTTCGAGGCGAGGGAGCGCCGCACCGAGGATGCCGGCCGGCACAGCGGCCGTCAGGGCGGCGACGGCGAACGGGACGGGGGCGATGTCGCCCCGGATGAGGGCGACGGCGACCCACACCGCGCCGACACCGGCGGCGGACGCCAGGACCCAGGTGAGGGCCCGTGGCCCGCGTCCGAGGTAGTCGGACGTGCGGGTGACGCGCAGTCGCGCCAGCCGCGCAGCGCCGGCGGCCGGCGCGAACAGGCGCGCGCGCAGCGCCGACACGGCCGCGATCACCATCATGACGGCGAACAGGATCGGGACCGCGACGAGAACCGGGAAGGCCTGGATCCCCCCGAGCGGAGTGAGCAGGAGCGCACCGCACCCCAGCACGGCGACCGCCAAAGCCCAGCGCTCGACGACGGTGCGGGTGCGCAGGAAAGCCTCCAGGCGCGGCTGCACATCCGCGGACACGCGCAGACCGCTGCGCTCAGCGAAGCGCGAGAGCGCGCGTTCCGTGGGACCGGGGCGGCGTGCGGCGACGATCGCCGACACGGCGCAGACCACGGCGATCGCGGCGAACAGCGCCGCCATGGCGAATCGGAACTCCGGGGTGGTCGTCATCGCTCTTTTGTATCGAACATCGTATCAATGTGTCAATACAGACAGTGGATGACCGCTCCGCGCGCCGCGGGCGGGCGCTCAGCCGCCCTTGCCTAGAATTGACGCGCCATGATTCGACCCGACCTCAGCCTCCCCATCCCCGACGACATCACCGTCGCGCACTTCATCGGCATCGGAGGCTCCGGCATGTCGGGTCTCGCGGGCATGTTCCTCGACCGCGGCATCCGCGTGTCGGGATCGGACCGGGCCGACAGCGCGGCGCTGCGGGCACTCGCGGCGCGCGGTGCCGACGTGCACGTGGGGCACGATGCGGCGAACCTCCCGGACGACGCCGACACCGTCATCCACACCGGTGCGATCTGGCCGGAGAACCCCGAGTTCCTCCTCGCGAAGGAGCGTGGCCTGCACGTGATCCACCGCTCCCAGGCCCTGCACTGGCTCGTCGGAGGGCGCCGCCTCGTGAGCGTCGCCGGAGCGCACGGCAAGACCACTTCGACGGGCATGCTGGTCACGGCGCTGAGCACCCTCGACACCACCCCGACGTTCGTCAGCGGGGGAGTCATCGCCGATCTCGGTGTCTCGAGCGGCACCGGGTCGGACGACCTGTTCGTCATCGAGGCCGACGAGTCGGACGGCACGTTCCTTCTCTACGACACCTCGATCGCCCTGATCACCAACGTCGACCCCGACCACCTCGATCACTGGGGCACCCGCGACGCGTTCTACGACGCGTTCATCCGCTTCGGTGACGATGCCGCGGAGGCCGTCGTCATCAGTGCCGACGACGCCGGCGCGCGTCGAGTGCGTGCGGCGCTCGGGCATCCGCGTGTCGTCACCTTCGGCGAGGATGCGGCGGCGGACGTGCGCGTCTCGGACATCGTGACGCACGGTCCGGTCTCGTTCACGCTGACGTTTGCGGGCGAGTCCGTCACCGGCAGCCTCGCGGTGCCGGGAGCGCACAACGCCATCAACGCCGCCGGTGCGGTGGCGGTCCTGCTGACCCTCGGCCACGAGCTCGAACCCGCCCTCCGTGCGGTCGAGGGATTCGCGGGAACCGTGCGGCGCTTCGAGTTGCACGGGGTGCAGCGCGGTGTGAGCGTCTTCGACGACTACGCCCACCACCCGACCGAGGTCGCGGCTGCCCTGGCCGCCGCGCGCACGGTCGTCGGTGCGGGGCGCATCATCGCCATCCAGCAGCCGCACACCTACTCGCGCACGCAGGAGATGTATCGCGAGTTCGCGGAGGTGCTCGAGTCGCACGCCGATCACACCGTCATGCTCGACGTCTACGGCGCCCGCGAAGACCCGGTGCCGGGCGTCACGGGCGAGCTCGTGAGCGGAGCGTTCGCCGACCCCGACCACGTGCACTTCGTGGCCGACTGGCAGCAGGCCGCGGACTACACGGCGTCGATCGCGCGCGAGGGCGACTACGTCATCACGCTCGGCTGCGGCAACGTCTACCAGATCATCCCGCAGGTGCTCGAGGCCCTCGCCGAGACCGAGGTCTGACCGTGCGGCGTCCGGTTCCGCTGCCGACGGACGGCCAGGCCGCGGATGCCCGCCCCGCGTCCGGGTCGCGCGCGCGGGACACGGCCGCGCCGACCGTCGAGCACACGGATTTCGGTGGACCGGATCTGCTTCCCGCTCCCCGCTCCGGTCGGGCCGCGCGTCCGTCCGAGGGGGCGACCGGAGGATCGCCGACGGATCGCCCGGCTGCGCGGGACGCGTCCGGCAAGGTCACTCCCGGGCGTGCCGCCGAACAGAGCGAGACGGTCGGGGTGCGCGAGGTCTGGGCCGCCGCGCGGGCGCGACGCAAGGCGCTGCGCAGCGAGGTGCGTCGCTTCACGGTCCGTCAGCGTCGCCGCCGCATCCTGTGGCTGAGCGTCGTCGGGGCCCTCGCCCTGCTCATCCTCGGCAGCATCGGCGCCGCGTACAGCCCGCTGTTCGCCGTGCGGCAGATCCGCGTCGTGGGGGCCGCGACGCTCGACCCCGCCACGGTCGAGACGGCTCTCGCCGGTCAACTCGGGACGCCGCTGCCTCTCGTCGATTCGTCGGCCGTCAAGGCGGCCCTCGTCGCGTTCCCGCTCGTGGAGTCCTACACGCTCGAGGCGCGTCCGCCGCACGAGCTCGTCGTGCGGATCGTCGAGCGCACGCCCATCGGCTCGATCTCGTCCCCTGCCGGGTACACGCTCGTGGATGCCGCGGGAGTGGCGCTGTCCACGACGCCGGAACCTCCCGCGGGGCATCCGGTCATCACGGCGGCCGGAGGAATCGGATCACCGGCCTTCGCCGCGATCGGCACGGTGTTCCGCGCCCTCCCGGACGACATCCGTGCCCAGGTGACCGCGATGACGGCGACGACCGGGAACGACGTCGCGCTGACGCTCGGGCCCGGGGGCACGAAGGTCGTCTGGGGCAACGCCGACGAGTCGGCGTACAAGGCCGTCGTCCTCGCGACGGCGATGGCCGCGCGCCCGCCGGGAGAGGTCTCGAGCTACGACGTCTCGGCGCCCGACGCCGTCGTCATGCGCTGAGCGGCGACCGATCTTCGATCCGATTGCGCGACACGCCCGCGGCCTCGAAGGGTTGGGGGATGCCTCCGCATACGTTCAGTCCAGGAATTGCATACTCGGCAATTCTTTAAGCCTCAACTTGAGGGTCAAGGTTTGAGGATCAAGGTTTCGGGCGGTTCGGGACAGATGGAGGTCGGCATGAGCCAGAACCAGAACTACCTCGCGGTGATCAAGGTCGTGGGTGTGGGCGGCGGCGGCGTGAATGCCGTCAATCGGATGATCGAGCTCGGGCTGCGGGGTGTGGAGTTCATCGCGGTGAACACCGACGCCCAGGCACTGCTCATGAGCGACGCGGACGTCAAGCTCGACGTGGGTCGCGAGCTCACGCGAGGGCTCGGCGCCGGTGCCGACCCCGAGGTCGGGCGTCGCGCGGCGGAGGATCACGCGGAAGAGATCGAAGAGGCGCTCGCCGGCGCCGACATGGTCTTCGTCACCGCCGGTGAGGGCGGCGGCACGGGCACGGGTGGCGCACCCGTCGTGGCTCGGATCGCCAAGTCCATCGGCGCCCTCACGATCGGTGTCGTCACCCGTCCGTTCTCCTTCGAGGGCCGCCGCCGCCAGAGCCAGGCCGAGGCGGGCGTCAACAAGCTCAAAGAAGAGGTCGACACCCTCATCGTCGTCCCGAACGACCGTCTGCTGGAGATCAGCGACCGCGGCATCTCGATGATCGAGGCGTTCGCGACCGCCGACCAGGTTCTCCTCGCCGGTGTCCAGGGCATCACCGACCTGATCACGACCCCGGGTCTCATCAACCTCGACTTCGCCGATGTCAAGTCCGTCATGCAGGGCGCAGGCTCGGCGCTCATGGGCATCGGTTCGGCACGCGGCGCCGATCGCGCGATCAAAGCAGCGGAGCTCGCCGTCGAATCTCCGCTGCTCGAGGCGTCGATCGAGGGTGCGCACGGCGTCCTGCTGTCGATCCAGGGCGGGTCGAACCTCGGCATCTTCGAGATCAACGACGCGGCGCAGCTCGTCCGAGAGGCCGCCCACCCCGAGGCGAACATCATCTTCGGAACGGTCATCGACGACACCCTCGGCGACGAGGTGCGCGTGACGGTCATCGCGGCGGGCTTCGACGGCGGCGAGCCCCAGGCGCGCATCGAGCCGATCACCGCGCAGCGCCCCGTGGCCGCGCCTGTGCTGCCGGCGATCCCCGCGGACGAAGCAGCACGCGAGGTCACCGGGGCCGGAGAGCGCGAAGCCGTCGTCGTGCCGGCGTCGACCGACTCGTACGACTCGGTCTACGGCTCCGACGACCTGGACATTCCCGACTTCCTGAAGTGACGGATGACGTGGCGGGGCGGCTCGCCGATCTCGATGCGCGCATCAGCGCCGCGGCGAGAGAGGCGGGCCGCGATCCCGCGACGCTGACGCGAATCGTGGTCACGAAGTTCCACCCGGCCGGGCTCGTGGAGCGCCTGCACGGACTCGGTGTCCGTGACGTCGGAGAGAACCGTCAGCAGGAGCTCACCGCCAAGCGCGCCGAGTTGCCCGACCTCGACGGGCTGCGGTGGCACTTCATCGGACAGGTGCAGACCAAGAAGGCCCGGGCGGTGCGTGCCGCCGCCGACGCGGTGCACTCCGTCGACCGGGACCGACTGGCCGACGCGCTGCACGCCGCCGACCCCGACGGCGTGCCGTTGGAGGTCTTCGTGCAGGTGAACCTCACCGATGACCCGGCGCGCGGCGGGGCGGCGCCCGGCGACGTCGTGCGGCTGGCCGATCACATCGCCACCCGCTGCCCCTCGCTGCGCCTGCGCGGGGTGATGGCCGTCGCGCCGCTGAGCGGCGCACCCGCCGCGGCGTTCGAACGGCTGGCCGCGAGTGCACAAGCCGTGCGGACGGTCGTGCCCGATGCAGCCTGGATCTCCGCCGGAATGTCCGGGGACTTCGCCGACGCCATCGCCGCCGGTGCGACACACCTGCGGATCGGCACGGCAATCACGGGCCCGCGGCCCGCGCACGGTTAACCTCGACACAGACGAGCAAACGGAGGATGCGATGTCGAACCCGCTCAAGAAGACCATGGTGTACCTGGGCCTCGCCGACGAAGAAGAGGTCTACCAAGAGCCTGCCGCCGAGACACCCGTTCGTCGCGAACGGGCCGTCGAAAAGGTGACGGCGCCGGTGACCCCGCTGCACCGCCCCGCCGTGGTGCGCCAGCCGACCGCCGGCGCGGTGAGCGAGATCCTGACCGTCCACCCC
This genomic interval carries:
- the ftsZ gene encoding cell division protein FtsZ translates to MSQNQNYLAVIKVVGVGGGGVNAVNRMIELGLRGVEFIAVNTDAQALLMSDADVKLDVGRELTRGLGAGADPEVGRRAAEDHAEEIEEALAGADMVFVTAGEGGGTGTGGAPVVARIAKSIGALTIGVVTRPFSFEGRRRQSQAEAGVNKLKEEVDTLIVVPNDRLLEISDRGISMIEAFATADQVLLAGVQGITDLITTPGLINLDFADVKSVMQGAGSALMGIGSARGADRAIKAAELAVESPLLEASIEGAHGVLLSIQGGSNLGIFEINDAAQLVREAAHPEANIIFGTVIDDTLGDEVRVTVIAAGFDGGEPQARIEPITAQRPVAAPVLPAIPADEAAREVTGAGEREAVVVPASTDSYDSVYGSDDLDIPDFLK
- a CDS encoding FtsQ-type POTRA domain-containing protein, whose translation is MRRPVPLPTDGQAADARPASGSRARDTAAPTVEHTDFGGPDLLPAPRSGRAARPSEGATGGSPTDRPAARDASGKVTPGRAAEQSETVGVREVWAAARARRKALRSEVRRFTVRQRRRRILWLSVVGALALLILGSIGAAYSPLFAVRQIRVVGAATLDPATVETALAGQLGTPLPLVDSSAVKAALVAFPLVESYTLEARPPHELVVRIVERTPIGSISSPAGYTLVDAAGVALSTTPEPPAGHPVITAAGGIGSPAFAAIGTVFRALPDDIRAQVTAMTATTGNDVALTLGPGGTKVVWGNADESAYKAVVLATAMAARPPGEVSSYDVSAPDAVVMR
- a CDS encoding YggS family pyridoxal phosphate-dependent enzyme produces the protein MTDDVAGRLADLDARISAAAREAGRDPATLTRIVVTKFHPAGLVERLHGLGVRDVGENRQQELTAKRAELPDLDGLRWHFIGQVQTKKARAVRAAADAVHSVDRDRLADALHAADPDGVPLEVFVQVNLTDDPARGGAAPGDVVRLADHIATRCPSLRLRGVMAVAPLSGAPAAAFERLAASAQAVRTVVPDAAWISAGMSGDFADAIAAGATHLRIGTAITGPRPAHG